The genomic interval GTTGGAAGAAATGTTGTATGATGATTTATGGCTGGGACAAATAATTGCAATGAGTGAAAGAGCAGTATTGGATCAAAATTTTAAGAAAAATAAAAAATTAAACAATTATGTAATCTCAATCTTGAAAAATAATGAAATGTTATCGGAAGTCAAAAAATTTCAATCAAATAGGAATAATAAAACATTGGAGGAGGTTACAGAGAGGATAATTGAGAAGATAAAACAATACGATAAGAATTTATTAGATATAAGACCCACTCTTGCGGAAATAATAATTAAGTCGTCTGGAGAGGATTATAATATAAGAGATTATGTTGCTGACATTATTCAATTTTTATCCTGTAAAGAAGTTGTTAACATTTTATAACCAGCGATTTTTAAGGAAGGGATTTGACCAGAACGGGCAAGTTTATAGATGGTGTGTTCATCCGTCTGTAAATATTCAGCAACCTGTTTAACCCTCATTATCTCTTTTTCATTCATAATGGCAATCCGTTTCTTAAAATATAATTTTTAACAAAATCTGATTATAATATACAAAAAAAATACAATGATTGTCAAGGTGGATTTTAATAAAAATAAAATTCCTTATAGGGTAGTGGGTGGGAATAGAGAAACTCTGCCGATGGAATTGGCATAGTATAAAGGAAGCAGTGCGAGGACGCAAGTTGTGTCCGAGCCTGCGACTGTGATGTCATTTCTTTAAATTCCTTTTTTTGACTGATGAACGGAATTTGGTAAAATTATAGAGACGGTTCGCTGTTATTTTGAAAGCGGAGCCATTTTAAACAATATAAAATGTGGATTTTCGGAAGGAGTAATAAAATCCTTCTGAAAAATTTTAAAAAGATAATAGAATTATTGAATAAAGATAGAGAAATACTTTAAAATTATTTTATAAGACAGAAAGAATTTAAAATGCCATGTTATAATTTGGAGGAAATAGAGAAAAAATATGGTGAAATAGTGGCTAAAAAGATTAAGGTTAAATAGTTTATGAAAAATATGGAGAAAAGTTAACGCGTGAAGCATTCAATATTGCAAAGAGTACTGTTTTCTTATGGAAAAAGAAGCTAAAAGATAAAAATTATGAGTTTTCTGCTCTTATTCCTAAATCAAGGGCACCTCTTGAATACTTTTGAAGGATTATATACAAGTCGTTTTGACTTTTTAAATAAATTTGGAGTAAAATTTAATTGTTAAAATTAAAAAGAGGTTAAATATGTGGGTATTTATACTCTCTATAATCCAAATAATAAATGGGTTCCCTGTTGATAAAAAAGAGGTAAAAGGAGGCTTTGATTCACTGAATGTCAGATTCATAGGTAACTGGCCATTTGGTCCTTCTTATGCAGTTTCTTTTGATCCTTCAAGAAATCTTGTATTTTTAGGTTCAGGTGGTGGTGTATATATCTTAAATGTTTCAAATCCTTCTAATCCTCAAAAAGTTTCAGAAAAAATTCATACAAGGGGATTTGTTCAAAGACTTTTTTATGAACCGATAAATAAGAGATTGTATATTGCAGCAGGACAGGTGGACTTGAGATATGGGATGTTACAGATGCATCAAATCCAATCAAACTAGGTTATTATTTCACACCAGCCTATTCTTCCGGTGTTTATGTTTCAGGAAATTATGCCTATGTTGCTGATTTTGATGCTGGTTTACAGATTTATGAATTTTATGGAGTAGGAATAAATGAGAAAGATTTTTCAAAAGAAAGATTTAGGTTATTAAGTAATATTGTTAAAAACGAAATAAAGCTTGAATTAAGTCCTTTGATTAAAGATAAAATAAGTCAATTTGAACTTTATAATGTTCTTGGTGAGAAAGTTAGAACTTATATGGTGAATAAATTAAATTCAAAAATTTCATTATCCGTTGATGGAATTTGCCCAGGTATTTATTTTTTAAAATACAATAAGGAGGAAAAAATTTTAAAAGTTATAGTCAATAGGTAAATTTAGTAGAAAGGACAAATAAGGAACTATTTATTTTTGGTGCCATATGAGGTAAATGGTATTTTATAAGGTAAAAGGAGTGGCATCTGAAACATTGAGATTATAAATTAAAAGGCAAAATTTTTTTATGCAAAACAACATCAAGTCCTTAACACTTTTTCACCCCTTGAATACTTTTTGAAAAATTATATAAGGAAAAATTATTATTCTAATATGTATATAAATTGTACAATTAAAGAATTTTTTGAAAAATTTGGAATAAAGTTTGACAGGGTAAAAACAAGGGAACATGCAGATGCTTTCACCTTTACAATGAAATTTGATGAAAAAGAAAGAGAAATTTTCAAAAAAGAGATTGAATGGGGATACAAAGAGTTTGTTAAAAGGGTAAGTATTTCAAGAAATATCCCCTTTGAAAAAGTTGATTCCCTTGGACAGGGAAGGATATATTCAGGTGAAGATGCAAAAAATATAAAATTGATTGATGAAACAGGTGGCATCCTTGATGCAATTGAAGAAGCAAAAAGAATCGCAAAGATTAAAGGAGATGTAAAAGTAATTCAATACCCTGAAATAAAATGGTTTAGTTCTTTAAAAACCCTTGAAAAAACAAGTTTAAATTCACCTTTTCTTTCAAATGAAAACTACCTTTACATGCTGCCATTTTTATTAGAATTTAATGGGAAGTGAAGTTGAAGAAATCTGGTTTAATGAAGTTGTTGATGAATTAAAGAAAATATGGCATAAAATTTTTTATAAGGATTTCAAAAAATCAAAATTATCATTTAAAGGAGAAAGAACAACAAAACTTTCAACCCTTATGCTATGGAATTATAAAAAAGAAAGATTTTTTGAAAAAATTTTTAAATATATAAATTATCTTACAAAAAGTCATCATTTTGAAATAGCTCTAAAAGAAACAATTGGTAGACCAGAAGAATTCAAATATTTAAAACCATATAATTATACTTCCTTAATTTTGGCAAAAAATAATCCTTCATTAAAAATAAAGGGAATTGAAAAGAAATTGTCAATTTTAACAAATGAAAACATTTTTGTTGCTGCATTTCTTGAAAAGATTCTAAGGGATTTAAAAGATAAAAGGATTGAAATTGAAGATAAAGTTAAAAAATTGAAAGAAAATTTAGATAGCAATGATGATAAAAAAGAGATGTTAAATAAACTTGAAGAAATTCTATCTTATATAGATGAATATATAAAAAATTTAGAACTCTTAGATTTTCTACATTTCTTAGTGAAATTCCTTCAAATTTAAGTTTCCCAGAATATACTCAAAGATTATATTATTTGCCAGTTTATAGAAAAATATGGGATTGTTTCAGAAAATATGCAAGAACTCTTTTACCTGATGATATAGGAAGTGACCTATCTTTAATAGCATCATGGAGAATTTATGAATTATGGGTATTATTCAGTATTAAAAAAATTCTTAATGAAATTCTTGGTGAATGTGAAGTTGATATGATAAAGATTGAAGAGGAAAAAATATTGATTGATGAGGGGAAAGCAGAATTAAAGGATGTTTTTGATAATAATTCAATTATATTCTGGTGGAATAAAGGTTTTTATCTTGAATATCAAAAATATATTGGAAAGAAAACAAAACCATTTGTAGTTGTTTCAGAACCTGTGAGACCCGATGTTATTTTTTATAATATAAAAAATCCAGAAAATTTATTCATATTTGAAGCAAAAAAGATGAATTTTGAATAATCCCTTTTAAATGAAGATATAGAAAAGAAAGTCAGCCTTTGAACAGATGCATATTTATAGAGATAATATAATAACAGATAATTTTATAAGACCAACAAAACTTGCAACAATTTTATT from candidate division WOR-3 bacterium carries:
- a CDS encoding helix-turn-helix domain-containing protein, translated to MNEKEIMRVKQVAEYLQTDEHTIYKLARSGQIPSLKIAGYKMLTTSLQDKN
- a CDS encoding T9SS type A sorting domain-containing protein; amino-acid sequence: MIKDKISQFELYNVLGEKVRTYMVNKLNSKISLSVDGICPGIYFLKYNKEEKILKVIVNR
- a CDS encoding S49 family peptidase — protein: MYINCTIKEFFEKFGIKFDRVKTREHADAFTFTMKFDEKEREIFKKEIEWGYKEFVKRVSISRNIPFEKVDSLGQGRIYSGEDAKNIKLIDETGGILDAIEEAKRIAKIKGDVKVIQYPEIKWFSSLKTLEKTSLNSPFLSNENYLYMLPFLLEFNGK
- a CDS encoding nuclease domain-containing protein, whose product is MPVYRKIWDCFRKYARTLLPDDIGSDLSLIASWRIYELWVLFSIKKILNEILGECEVDMIKIEEEKILIDEGKAELKDVFDNNSIIFWWNKGFYLEYQKYIGKKTKPFVVVSEPVRPDVIFYNIKNPENLFIFEAKKMNFE